In Musa acuminata AAA Group cultivar baxijiao chromosome BXJ2-8, Cavendish_Baxijiao_AAA, whole genome shotgun sequence, one genomic interval encodes:
- the LOC135618743 gene encoding uncharacterized protein LOC135618743 isoform X1 produces the protein MASDPLLNLAKVPLPIDPDSKSEFPVVPIHIVTHASQLPPEFIDPPVDRQVVIGFDCEGIDLCRHGALCVMQLALPNAVYLVDAIEGGELLIQACKPALESTNIMKVIHDCKRDSEALHFQYGIKLNNVFDTQIAYSLIEEEEGRKPSLNDHISFVGLLADPRYCGISYLEKEEVRVLLRQDPEFWTYRPMSEMMIRAAADDVRFLLSIYHSMMERLNKKSLWHLALRSSLYCRCFCINDNDFADWPSLPPLPDDIVAEGYVPEEEILSILNVPPGKMGRVIGRKGASIQSVKESCHAEIITGGAKGPPDKVKAILNLQGPFGSAEISETRIGRVFIIGPVKQVRKAEAIIRGRMLDL, from the exons ATGGCTTCCGATCCTCTCCTTAACCTGGCTAAAGTTCCTCTCCCGATCGATCCAG ACAGTAAATCTGAGTTTCCAGTGGTCCCTATCCATATTGTCACCCATGCTTCCCAATTGCCACCTGAATTTATTGATCCTCCGGTGGATAGGCAGGTGGTCATCGGATTTGATTGTGAGGGAATCGACCTCTGTCGACATGGAGCTTTATGTGTAATGCAG CTTGCACTTCCCAATGCCGTATACCTTGTTGATGCTATAGAGGGTGGGGAGTTACTTATCCAAGCCTGTAAGCCTGCACTTGAATCCACTAACATTATGAAAGTAATTCATGACTGCAAACGGGATAGTGAG GCTTTACATTTTCAATATGGCATAAAACTGAACAATGTATTTGATACCCAG ATTGCATATTCTTtgatagaggaggaagaaggaaggaagCCATCGCTTAATGATCATATTTCTTTTGTTGGGCTTCTCGCAGATCCTCGATACTGTG GAATATCCTATCTTGAAAAGGAGGAAGTGCGTGTCCTGCTAAGACAG GATCCTGAGTTTTGGACTTACAGACCAATGTCTGAAATGATGATCCGGGCAGCTGCTGATGATGTTCGCTTTCTCCTAAGTATTTATCATTCAATGATGGAGAGACTGAATAAGAAATCCTTGTGGCACCTTGCACTTCGTAGCTCACTTTACTGTAGGTGTTTTTGCATCAACGACAATGACTTTGCAGATTGGCCATCCCTACCCCCTCTTCCAG ATGACATAGTTGCGGAAGGTTATGTTCCTGAGGAGGAGATACTGTCCATCCTGAATGTTCCTCCCGGGAAAATGGGGCGAGTTATTGGGAGAAAGGGAGCCTCTATCCAGTCCGTGAAAGAATCTTGCCA TGCGGAAATTATTACTGGTGGCGCAAAGGGCCCTCCCGACAAGGTAAAGGCCATTTTGAATCTGCAAGGACCTTTTGGCTCCGCAGAAATCAGTGAAACAAGGATAGGAAGA GTTTTCATCATTGGGCCTGTGAAGCAGGTAAGGAAAGCCGAGGCAATAATCCGAGGGCGCATGCTGGATTTATAA
- the LOC135618743 gene encoding uncharacterized protein LOC135618743 isoform X2, with product MASDPLLNLAKVPLPIDPDSKSEFPVVPIHIVTHASQLPPEFIDPPVDRQVVIGFDCEGIDLCRHGALCVMQLALPNAVYLVDAIEGGELLIQACKPALESTNIMKVIHDCKRDSEALHFQYGIKLNNVFDTQIAYSLIEEEEGRKPSLNDHISFVGLLADPRYCGISYLEKEEVRVLLRQDPEFWTYRPMSEMMIRAAADDVRFLLSIYHSMMERLNKKSLWHLALRSSLYCRCFCINDNDFADWPSLPPLPDDIVAEGYVPEEEILSILNVPPGKMGRVIGRKGASIQSVKESCHAEIITGGAKGPPDKVFIIGPVKQVRKAEAIIRGRMLDL from the exons ATGGCTTCCGATCCTCTCCTTAACCTGGCTAAAGTTCCTCTCCCGATCGATCCAG ACAGTAAATCTGAGTTTCCAGTGGTCCCTATCCATATTGTCACCCATGCTTCCCAATTGCCACCTGAATTTATTGATCCTCCGGTGGATAGGCAGGTGGTCATCGGATTTGATTGTGAGGGAATCGACCTCTGTCGACATGGAGCTTTATGTGTAATGCAG CTTGCACTTCCCAATGCCGTATACCTTGTTGATGCTATAGAGGGTGGGGAGTTACTTATCCAAGCCTGTAAGCCTGCACTTGAATCCACTAACATTATGAAAGTAATTCATGACTGCAAACGGGATAGTGAG GCTTTACATTTTCAATATGGCATAAAACTGAACAATGTATTTGATACCCAG ATTGCATATTCTTtgatagaggaggaagaaggaaggaagCCATCGCTTAATGATCATATTTCTTTTGTTGGGCTTCTCGCAGATCCTCGATACTGTG GAATATCCTATCTTGAAAAGGAGGAAGTGCGTGTCCTGCTAAGACAG GATCCTGAGTTTTGGACTTACAGACCAATGTCTGAAATGATGATCCGGGCAGCTGCTGATGATGTTCGCTTTCTCCTAAGTATTTATCATTCAATGATGGAGAGACTGAATAAGAAATCCTTGTGGCACCTTGCACTTCGTAGCTCACTTTACTGTAGGTGTTTTTGCATCAACGACAATGACTTTGCAGATTGGCCATCCCTACCCCCTCTTCCAG ATGACATAGTTGCGGAAGGTTATGTTCCTGAGGAGGAGATACTGTCCATCCTGAATGTTCCTCCCGGGAAAATGGGGCGAGTTATTGGGAGAAAGGGAGCCTCTATCCAGTCCGTGAAAGAATCTTGCCA TGCGGAAATTATTACTGGTGGCGCAAAGGGCCCTCCCGACAAG GTTTTCATCATTGGGCCTGTGAAGCAGGTAAGGAAAGCCGAGGCAATAATCCGAGGGCGCATGCTGGATTTATAA